A stretch of Henckelia pumila isolate YLH828 chromosome 4, ASM3356847v2, whole genome shotgun sequence DNA encodes these proteins:
- the LOC140860019 gene encoding enolase 1, chloroplastic, which translates to MALTPIQLSKPIFSTKPTSSAPLFSLPTTQKVKPRPFTVRSSVVAAPSPAVASKASAKVKNVKARQIVDSRGNPTIEVDLITEDNSLYRSAVPSGASTGIYEALELRDGDKSVYGGKGVLNAVKNVNEYLGPKLIGVDVRNQADVDSVMLEFDGTPNKSKLGANAILGVSLSVCRAGAGAKGVPLYKHIQEISNTKELVMPVPAFNVINGGSHAGNNLAMQEFMILPVGATTFSEALRMGSEVYHILKGIIKAKYGQDACNVGDEGGFAPNVQDNREGLVLLMDAIEKAGYTGKIKIGMDVAASEFLTKDGRYDLNFKKQPNDGAHVLKAESLRDLYKEFVRDFPIVSIEDPFDQDDWSSWSSLQASVDIQIVGDDLLVTNPKKIAEAIQKKACNALLLKVNQIGTVTESIQAALDSKAAGWGVMVSHRSGETEDNFIADLSVGLASGQIKTGAPCRSERLAKYNQLLRIEEELGNVRYAGEAFRSP; encoded by the exons ATGGCTTTGACTCCGATTCAGCTATCGAAACCCATTTTTTCAACCAAACCCACTTCGAGTGCGCCTTTGTTTTCGCTGCCAACGACCCAGAAGGTGAAACCTCGTCCCTTCACTGTCCGCAGCTCCGTGGTCGCCGCGCCGTCGCCGGCCGTTGCGTCGAAGGCTTCGGCTAAGGTTAAGAATGTCAAGGCCCGGCAGATCGTGGACAGCAGAGGCAATCCGACGATCGAGGTTGATCTGATCACGGAGGATAACTCGTTGtaccgatcggccgtccccaGCGGAGCTTCTACTGGGATCTACGAGGCCCTAGAGCTCAGAGATGGCGACAAGTCTGTTTATGGTGGTAAAGGGGTCCTCAATGCAGTCAAAAATGTCAATGAATATTTGGGTCCTAAGCTTATTGGTGTTGATGTCag GAATCAGGCTGATGTGGACTCGGTTATGCTGGAATTTGATGGGACTCCGAACAAATCGAAACTAGGGGCCAATGCGATTTTAGGAGTTTCTCTTAGCGTGTGTAGAGCTGGTGCTGGAGCAAAGGGTGTTCCCCTTTACAAGCATATACAGGAAATATCAAACACCAAAGAGCTTGTAATGCCTGTCCCAGCATTCAATGTGATAAACGGAGGCAGCCATGCTGGTAACAATCTTGCAATGCAAGAGTTCATGATATTGCCCGTGGGAGCAACCACGTTTTCCGAGGCTCTCCGGATGGGTAGTGAAG TGTATCACATTCTTAAGGGAATTATCAAAGCTAAATATGGACAAGATGCGTGCAACGTCGGGGATGAAGGTGGATTTGCACCCAATGTGCAGGACAACAGGGAAGGGCTGGTACTACTCATGGATGCTATCGAAAAAGCCGGTTACACCGGCAAG ATTAAAATAGGGATGGACGTTGCAGCTTCGGAGTTTTTGACTAAAGATGGTAGATACGATCTCAATTTCAAGAAACAGCCAAATGATGGTGCCCACGTGCTGAAAGCCGAGAGCCTTCGCGATCTTTACAAAGAGTTTGTCCGAGATTTTCCTATTGTTTCGATTGAGGATCCATTTGACCAAGACGACTGGAGTTCATGGTCATCACTGCAAGCTTCAGTTGATATTCAGATTGTAGGTGATGATTTGTTAGTCACCAATCCAAAAAAGATCGCTGAAGCGATTCAGAAGAAGGCCTGCAATGCTTTGCTACTGAAG GTGAACCAAATTGGCACAGTCACTGAGTCCATTCAGGCAGCACTTGACTCAAAAGCTGCTGGCTGGGGAGTAATGGTCAGTCACCGTAGTGGCGAGACCGAAGACAACTTTATTGCAGATTTGTCTGTGGGCTTGGCCAGCGGACAG ATCAAGACCGGAGCACCATGCCGAAGTGAACGGTTAGCCAAATACAATCAG CTGCTGCGTATTGAAGAAGAACTCGGAAATGTTCGCTATGCTGGTGAAGCTTTCAGATCCCCTTAG
- the LOC140867214 gene encoding tetraspanin-8, with translation MAKISNGIITGLNVVTLVVALSAIGFSLYFHVGSESACRRVLKMPLLMLGIALLVVSLSGLLGSCCRISAFMWFYLFVLFFLIVGLIAFTIFAIIVTNKGVGRALSNKGVGDHRLGDYSRWLQKYVVNAENWDEIKSCLVGLRLCQSIQAGQAEDFYRQHLTPVQSGCCKPPNYCGFEFQNATFWTVPKAGPAQPDPDCKTWSNDQTKLCFDCESCKGAALENIKREWRLLAIINFCILVFVTTVYSVGCCALRNNKSNGYRKQRPNP, from the exons ATGGCGAAAATCAGCAACGGCATCATCACAGGGCTGAACGTGGTGACCCTTGTTGTGGCGTTGTCCGCCATAGGGTTCTCTCTTTATTTCCATGTGGGCTCGGAATCTGCGTGCCGAAGGGTCCTCAAAATGCCTCTCCTCATGCTCGGGATCGCCTTGCTCGTGGTCTCGTTGTCCGGTCTGTTGGGCTCTTGCTGCCGCATCTCGGCTTTCATGTGGTTCTATCTGTTTGTGCTGTTCTTTCTCATCGTGGGGCTCATCGCCTTCACGATATTCGCCATCATTGTCACCAACAAAGGCGTCGGGAGAGCGCTTTCGAACAAGGGTGTGGGGGATCACAGGCTGGGAGACTATTCCAGGTGGTTGCAGAAGTATGTGGTTAATGCAGAAAACTGGGATGAgatcaagagttgtttggttGGTTTGAGGCTCTGCCAAAGCATTCAGGCTGGTCAAGCAGAGGACTTTTACAGACAACATTTGACTCCTGTTCAG TCCGGATGCTGCAAGCCACCCAATTACTGTGGCTTCGAGTTCCAGAATGCCACGTTCTGGACCGTGCCTAAAGCCGGTCCAGCGCAACCGGACCCAGACTGCAAGACGTGGAGCAACGACCAGACCAAGCTTTGCTTCGACTGCGAGTCGTGCAAGGGAGCCGCTCTCGAAAACATCAAGAGGGAATGGAGGTTGTTGGCCATCATCAACTTCTGTATACTCGTTTTCGTCACCACGGTTTACTCCGTGGGTTGCTGTGCTCTTAGGAACAACAAGTCCAATGGATATCGGAAGCAAAGGCCGAATCCTTGA
- the LOC140865816 gene encoding protein CHAPERONE-LIKE PROTEIN OF POR1, chloroplastic codes for MASALLSNPTLLSSSFLGQQLSIGGNSKKIEPRCLIFRGPRCSLDAPHGGNILNFPRMNIWNPYKRLGIPVDASEEEVWSARNFLLDQYAGHERSEESIEAAFEKLLMASFLSRKKTKINLKSRLKKKVEESPPWVKNLLSFVEVPPSVIILRRLFLFSFMACWSMMNSAEAGPAFQVALSLAACIYFLNDKSKSLPRAAIFGFGALVMGWISGSLLIPLIPSSLLQPTWTLELLTSMVAYIFLFLACTFLK; via the exons ATGGCTTCTGCTCTTCTCTCGAACCCTACCTTACTTTCCTCTTCTTTCCTCGGACAACAACT CTCGATAGGAGGTAATTCGAAGAAAATTGAGCCACGCTGCTTGATCTTTAGGGGGCCTAGATGCTCATTAGATGCGCCGCATGGAG GAAACATTTTGAATTTTCCTCGGATGAATATCTGGAATCCTTATAAACGCCTGGGCATACCTGTTGATGCATCTGAGGAAGAAGTTTGGAGCGCTCGCAACTTTTTGTTGGACCAATATGCTGGTCATGAGAGAAGTGAAGAATCAATTGAAGCTGCATTCGAGAAACTGCTGATGGCTAGCTTCTTGAGTAGGAAAaaaaccaagatcaacttaaaATCTCGCCTAAAAAAGAAGGTCGAAGAATCTCCACCCTGGGTTAAGAACTTGCTCAGTTTTGTGGAGGTTCCTCCTTCTGTAATCATTTTAAGAAGGTTGTTCCTGTTTTCATTCATGGCATGCTGGAGCATGATGAACTCAGCTGAAGCTGGACCTGCTTTCCAG GTCGCATTATCTTTGGCCGCCTGCATATACTTCCTTAATGACAAGAGCAAAAGCTTGCCTAGAGCTGCCATTTTTGG ATTCGGAGCTCTTGTGATGGGTTGGATTAGTGGTTCTTTACTGATTCCGCTCATCCCATCATCTTTGCTGCAACCGACTTGGACGCTTGAACTTCTAACATCGATGGTAGCGTATATTTTCTTGTTTCTAGCCTGTACGTTTCTCAAATGA
- the LOC140864209 gene encoding probable acyl-activating enzyme 17, peroxisomal → MATENYKSLDGVTAEDMAALGIAADVADQLYRQMAGIIRRSGAGTPQTWHDISKHLLTPELPFSLHQMMYYGCYKCFGPDPPAWSPDPGSANATNVGRLLVKRGSEFFGTKYVDPISSFSDFQEFSVSNPEVYWKTVLGEMNISFSVPPECILHEGPTYPGGHWLPKACTNPAKNILNPSGERTLDDIALIWRYEGEDELPVNKMTLKELRAEVWHVASAIETLDLEKGSAVAIDMPMDVNSVVIYLAIVLAGYIVVSIADSFASSEISARLKISKAKAIFTQDLIIRGDKRIPLYSRVVDAQSPMAIVIPTGGSNFSTKLRDKDISWHEFLERANASKEIQFVAVEQSVDAFTNILFSSGTTGDPKAIPWTVATPFKAAADGWCHMDIRQGDIVSWPTNLGWMMGPWLVYASLLNGASMALYNGSPLGSGFAKFVQDSKVTMLGVIPSIVRAWKSTNSTANCDWSAIRCFASTGEASNVDEYLWLMGRAQYKPVIEYCGGTEIGGGFVTGSLLQNQSLAAFSTPAMGCSLFILGEDGFPIPSDAPGIGELALGPLMFGASSTLLNADHNDIYFKHMPVWNGKVLRRHGDVFERTSRGYYRAHGRADDTMNLGGIKVSSVEIERICNAVDPGILETAAVGVPPPDGGPERLVVVVVLKDPQPHEPSRDMSNLAATFNSALQKKLNPLFKVSAVVPLPSLPRTATNKVMRRVLRQQLSQSDHSSKL, encoded by the exons ATGGCGACCGAAAATTACAAGTCCCTCGACGGTGTCACCGCCGAGGATATGGCGGCGCTGGGCATCGCCGCTGATGTTGCCGATCAACTTTACCGCCAAATGGCGGGAATAATCCGTCGTTCCGGTGCTGGAACTCCCCAGACATGGCACGACATCTCCAAGCACCTTCTCACTCCGGAACTTCCATTTTCTTTGCATCAGATGATGTACTACGGCTGCTACAAATGCTTTGGACCCGACCCGCCGGCTTGGTCGCCGGACCC TGGTAGTGCAAATGCGACTAATGTTGGGCGACTACTGGTGAAGCGTGGAAGTGAATTCTTTGGAACAAAATATGTGGATCCTATTTCAAGCTTCAGTGATTTTCAGGAATTTTCAGTCTCAAACCCCGAG GTTTATTGGAAAACTGTACTAGGGGAGATGAATATCTCATTTTCAGTTCCTCCTGAATGCATCTTGCATGAGGGTCCTACTTACCCTGGTGGTCATTGGCTTCCCAAGGCATGCACCAATCCAGCAAAGAATATCCTGAATCCAAGTGGTGAAAGGACTCTTGATGACATTGCCTTGATATGGCGGTATGAAGGAGAAGATGAGTTACCTGTCAATAAAATGACCCTGAAGGAGCTGCGTGCTGAAGTTTG GCATGTTGCCTCTGCAATTGAAACTCTGGATTTGGAGAAAGGATCAGCTGTTGCCATAGATATGCCCATGGATGTCAATTCTGTGGTGATCTACCTGGCCATAGTACTTGCTGGTTATATTGTTGTGTCTATTGCTGATAGTTTTGCATCAAGTGAAATATCTGCAAGGCTCAAAATATCGAAAGCCAAAGCCATTTTTACTCAG GATCTTATCATTCGTGGTGATAAAAGAATTCCTTTATACAG TCGAGTTGTTGATGCTCAATCCCCGATGGCTATTGTTATTCCAACTGGAGGCTCCAACTTCAGTACGAAATTGCGTGACAAGGACATTTCGTGGCATGAATTTCTTGAAAGAGCAAATGCTTCAAA AGAGATCCAGTTTGTTGCTGTTGAACAATCAGTTGACGCATTCACCAATATTCTGTTCTCATCAGGAACTACAG GGGATCCAAAGGCAATCCCGTGGACTGTTGCTACCCCATTCAAAGCTGCTGCTGATGGTTGGTGCCATATGGACATTCGCCAAGGTGATATAGTTTCTTGGCCCACTAATCTTGGGTGGATGATGGGTCCTTGGCTTGTTTATGCTTCACTTCTAAATGGTGCTTCTATGGCCCTTTATAATGGATCTCCCCTTGGTTCTGGGTTTGCCAAATTTGTCCAG GATTCAAAAGTAACAATGCTAGGTGTGATCCCAAGTATCGTAAGGGCATGGAAAAGTACAAATTCAACAGCTAATTGTGATTGGTCGGCCATCCG CTGCTTTGCATCCACGGGCGAGGCATCGAATGTAGATGAATACCTTTGGCTTATGGGGAGGGCTCAATACAAGCCTGTAATCGAATATTGCGGTGGCACTGAAATTGGTGGTGGATTTGTCACTGGTTCATTGTTGCAGAATCAATCTCTCGCAGCATTTAGCACACCTGCGATGGGCTGTAGTCTATTCATACTTGGAGAAGATGGATTTCCAATA cCATCAGATGCTCCTGGAATTGGCGAATTAGCCCTTGGTCCACTTATGTTTGGAGCTTCAAGCACACTACTAAATGCAGACCACAACGATATCTACTTTAAGCATATGCCAGTATGGAATGGAAAG GTTCTCAGAAGACATGGTGATGTCTTTGAGCGCACTTCAAGAGGATACTATCGTGCACATGGTCGCGCGGATGACACTATGAATCTTGGTGGTATAAAG GTGAGCTCAGTTGAGATTGAGCGAATCTGTAATGCAGTCGACCCTGGTATCCTAGAAACGGCAGCAGTTGGTGTGCCGCCTCCTGATGGTGGACCGGAGCGGTTAGTGGTGGTGGTTGTACTGAAAGATCCTCAGCCTCACGAGCCATCACGGGACATGAGTAATCTGGCTGCAACTTTCAATTCAGCCCTCCAGAAAAAGTTGAACCCTTTGTTCAAG GTTTCTGCTGTAGTCCCCCTCCCTTCTCTTCCAAGAACTGCCACAAACAAAGTTATGAGAAGAGTTTTGAGACAGCAGTTATCACAAAGTGACCATAGTTCCAAATTGtga
- the LOC140865474 gene encoding calcium sensing receptor, chloroplastic: MALRAAATARPPPVPPPSVSPPKISILTTNLSISKPQSKPNSLLLSATTALPLFAPFAGPLEARAVTLPKEQIVSSIDKVESTIDQVVEVGSNIFGVAGQVIGAVVKAVKPGVDATLPILKQAGEEAVKIASPVVSEASRKAQEAIESSGIDTEPVKTVAKTVVDAAQQTTQVIVKAKPVAVSTAETILSAEPSVILGTGGALVLAYFLLPPVFSAISFKFRGYQGDLTPAQTLDLMSTKNYILIDIRSEKDKSKDGTPRLPSNAKNNLISIPLEDLPSKLRGLVKSTKTVEAELVALKISYLKKISKSSYIVIMDSYTDSSKIVAKALTSLGFNNCWIMSGGFAGGKGWLQSRLGADTTSFAVAEVISPSKVISAPTRRFGTSNSAKLLPGGSD, encoded by the exons ATGGCCCTCAGAGCAGCAGCCACCGCACGACCACCACCTGTTCCGCCGCCGTCTGTGTCGCCGCCGAAGATTTCCATTCTGACAACTAATCTCAGTATTTCAAAGCCTCAATCGAAGCCCAACTCTTTGTTACTGTCTGCTACAACTGCATTGCCCCTCTTTGCTCCCTTTGCCGGGCCTCTTGAAGCCAGGGCTGTAACACTTCCCAAGGAACAAATTGTTTCTTCCATCGATAAG GTGGAGTCAACTATTGATCAAGTTGTAGAAGTGGGATCTAATATTTTCGGTGTTGCTGGGCAAGTGATTGGAGCTGTTGTTAAAGCTGTGAAGCCGGGTGTTGATGCGACACTACCTATTTTAAAGCAAGCTGGAGAGGAGGCGGTAAAGATAGCTTCTCCTGTGGTTTCCGAGGCTTCTAGGAAAGCCCAAGAAGCCATCGAAAGTTCCGGAATTGACACGGAGCCGGTGAAAACAGTAGCTAAG ACGGTAGTTGATGCGGCGCAGCAAACAACACAAGTTATTGTTAAGGCCAAACCAGTAGCTGTTTCCACCGCTGAAACCATATTATCTGCAGAGCCCAGTGTGATCTTAGGGACTGGTGGTGCGCTAGTTCTTGCGTATTTCTTACTCCCTCCAGTCTTTTCCGCCATCTCTTTCAAATTTCGCGGATACCAGG GTGATCTGACTCCTGCTCAAACCTTGGATTTGATGTCCACAAAGAATTACATTTTGATAGATATAAGGTCAGAAAAGGATAAAAGCAAGGATGGCACTCCCCGCCTTCCCTCAAATGCGAAAAACAATTTGATCTCGATTCC TTTAGAAGATTTACCGAGCAAGCTGCGAGGTCTGGTCAAAAGTACCAAGACAGTGGAAGCTGAACTAGTGGCACTGAAGATATCTTATCTCAAGAAGATCAGCAAAAGTTCCTACATTGTCATAATGGACTC GTATACGGATTCGTCTAAAATAGTAGCTAAAGCGCTGACAAGTCTCGGGTTCAATAACTGCTGGATCATGAGTGGTGGCTTTGCTGGTGGCAAAGGCTGGTTGCAGAGCCGATTAGGGGCGGATACCACTAGCTTTGCCGTCGCTGAAGTTATATCGCCTTCAAAAGTTATCAGCGCACCAACTCGCAGATTCGGCACATCAAACTCGGCCAAGTTACTTCCTGGTGGCTCTGATTAA
- the LOC140865269 gene encoding protein ENHANCER OF LHP1 1-like — MKIRTMKLREAHKNGEDGESSFCSILWDSKAERLVTASSADNSICIHDSVSPSNPPKFLNNHREGVTVLTLSPNSTCLASGSLDNSVKLYKFPGGDFETNITRFTLPIRTLAFNKSGTILAAAGDDEGIKLVNTIDGTIARVLKGHKGSITSIAFDPKNEYLASLDSIGTVIYWELQSGSTLHVLKAIAPNNGSDVSVMNILAWSPDGEMLAVPGLKNDVVMYDRDTAERLFSLRGDHLQPICFLSWSPNGKYLATSGLDQQILIWDVDKKQDIDRQNFSECISCMAWKPHGNALAVIDVMGKYGVWEPAVPSPMKSPTEDIPELHSKNGNGFLLFDEEEEPSASGSLSDLNEDSFGESLLPSRKRLRPQRKVEDERKEDSDDEFGSILKFESRKKSYHSKKDNLANGKSGSRHAIPNVGPKMQEAFQPGATPAKAGKRNFLCYNMLGSITTMEHDGYSHIEIDFHDTSSGPRVPAMTDHFGFTMASLSENGCAFANPCKGEKNMSTLMYRPFSTWANNSEWSMRFEGEEVRAVASGDSWVAAVTSINLLRIFTHGGLQRYILSLDGPVVTAAGFKDELAVVIHSSPPLPSDEQMLEFRVFNIRNGTQPLRGRLPLTPGSCLTWFGFSDVGQLSSFDSKGVLKVYTNLYGGSWLPLFSASKLNKSEENYWVVGLDSSKLFCIVCKSPESFPQCTPKPVLTLLDLSFPLASSDLGADSLENEFMMHNMHLSQIQKSIEEMGALGHDTISLDDEAFDLETSLDRCILRLIASCCNGDKLIRATELVKLLSLEKSVRGAIKLVTALKQPNLADRFNNILEEKLLNEAAGNTVLPHSKSNREGSIRANNAASSKFFTAPDISKTSDNVISPPINTPLSKFSTRKQNVEGPAIDANGTHEQVTKTSSNVISPPLNTPSSAFFTRKQNVEGPAKNATGTKEHDQATAPGKTVEARNSRSLKDSVKDTKSREMNQQTPSRPSNPFAKSSNKQETSSLLDSLKKMKKADSKCRE, encoded by the exons ATGAAGATCCGGACGATGAAGCTCCGAGAAGCCCACAAGAATGGCGAAGATGGGGAGTCCTCCTTCTGCTCCATTCTCTGGGACTCCAAAGCCGAGCGCTTAGTAACGGCGTCGTCCGCCGACAACTCCATCTGCATCCACGATTCCGTCTCGCCGTCGAATCCGCCCAAGTTTCTTAATAATCATCGTGAGGGTGTCACGGTTTTGACGCTCAGTCCGAATTCTACCTGCCTCGCTTCCGGTTCTCTCGACAATTCCGTCAAGCTGTACAAATTTCCAG GAGGAGATTTTGAGACCAACATCACTAGATTCACATTGCCCATTCGTACTCTTGCTTTTAACAAATCTGGAACTATTTTGGCTGCTGCTGGTGATGATGAGGGCATCAAACTTGTGAATACAATTGATGGAACAATTGCTAGAGTTCTCAAAGGACATAAAGGATCTATCACTAGCATAGCTTTTGATCCGAAGAATGAATACTTGGCTTCACTTGATTCGATTGGGACTGTCATTTACTGGGAACTTCAGTCTGGAAGTACCCTACATGTCCTGAAAGCTATAGCTCCTAATAATGGTTCTGATGTTTCAGTAATGAATATACTTGCATGGAGTCCTGATGGGGAAATGTTAGCAGTACCAGGTCTGAAAAATGATGTTGTAATGTATGATAGAGACACTGCTGAGAGGTTGTTTTCTCTTCGAGGGGATCATCTACAACCTATTTGCTTCTTATCTTGGTCACCTAATGGAAAATATTTGGCTACTTCTGGTTTAGACCAACAGATTCTTATCTGGGATGTTGATAAGAAGCAGGACATTGATAGACAGAATTTTAGTGAGTGCATATCTTGTATGGCGTGGAAGCCACATGGGAATGCTCTTGCAGTGATTGATGTTATGGGGAAGTATGGTGTGTGGGAGCCAGCCGTACCATCGCCAATGAAGTCTCCAACTGAGGATATTCCTGAATTGCACTCAAAGAATGGAAATGGCTTTCTGTTGTTTGATGAGGAAGAAGAGCCTAGTGCATCAGGTAGTTTAAGTGATCTTAATGAAGATAGCTTCGGTGAATCATTGCTGCCCAGCAGAAAACGGTTACGTCCTCAACGTAAAGTTGAGGATGAACGGAAAGAAGATAGTGATGATGAGTTTGGATCCATTCTAAAGTTTGAATCTCGTAAAAAGTCCTACCATAGTAAAAAAGATAACCTTGCTAATGGGAAGAGTGGGTCAAGACATGCAATACCAAATGTGGGGCCAAAAATGCAGGAAGCTTTTCAGCCAGGAGCTACTCCTGCAAAGGCTGGAAAGAGAAACTTTCTATGCTACAATATGCTTGGAAGTATTACCACAATGGAGCATGATGGGTATTCACATATAGAG ATAGATTTCCACGATACTAGCAGTGGTCCACGTGTTCCTGCCATGACTGATCATTTTGGTTTCACTATGGCTTCTCTAAGTGAAAATGGCTGTGCATTTGCTAATCcatgcaaaggagagaagaatATGAGCACGCTTATGTATCGCCCATTCAGTACCTGGGCGAATAACAGCGAG TGGTCTATGCGATTTGAAGGGGAAGAAGTCAGAGCAGTTGCATCAGGAGATTCATGGGTTGCTGCTGTAACCAGCATTAATCTTCTCCGTATCTTCACTCATGGTGGTTTGCAG AGGTATATACTCTCTCTTGACGGACCAGTGGTTACAGCAGCTGGCTTCAAGGATGAGCTAGCGGTTGTAATTCACAGTTCCCCTCCTCTACCTTCAGATGAGCAG ATGCTTGAATTTAGAGTGTTCAACATTCGAAATGGGACACAACCTCTCAGAGGAAGACTTCCATTGACTCCTGGTTCTTGTTTAACATGGTTTGGTTTTAGTGATGTAGGTCAACTAAGTTCGTTCGATTCGAAG GGTGTCTTGAAGGTATACACAAACCTATATGGGGGTAGTTGGCTCCCACTCTTCAG CGCCAGCAAACTAAACAAGTCTGAGGAAAATTATTGGGTTGTTGGACTGGACTCAAGCAAGTTATTTTGCATTGTTTGCAAGTCTCCGGAATCCTTCCCTCAG TGCACTCCCAAGCCTGTCCTCACCTTGCTGGACTTATCGTTTCCTCTCGCTTCTTCTGACCTGGGCGCAGATAGTCTCGAGAATGAATTTATGATGCACAACATGCATCTCTCCCAG ATTCAGAAAAGCATAGAAGAAATGGGAGCTCTTGGCCATGATACAATCTCTCTTGATGATGAGGCTTTCGATCTGGAAACTTCCTTAGATAGATGCATCTTGAGGCTCATCGCATCCTGTTGCAATG GCGACAAACTTATAAGAGCTACCGAACTTGTGAAACTTCTTTCACTAGAAAAATCAGTGAGAGGTGCCATAAAGCTTGTGACAGCATTAAAACAGCCAAATCTGGCCGATCGATTCAATAACATACTGGAG GAAAAATTGCTCAATGAAGCCGCTGGTAACACAGTCCTCCCCCACAGCAAATCCAACCGTGAAGGTTCTATCAGAGCTAATAATGCTGCATCTTCTAAGTTCTTTACAGCACCAGACATCAGTAAAACATCAGATAATGTCATTTCACCTCCAATAAACACACCGTTGTCCAAATTCTCGACAAGGAAACAAAATGTGGAGGGACCAGCCATAGATGCAAATGGAACACATGAACAGGTTACTAAAACATCAAGTAACGTCATTTCACCTCCATTAAACACACCATCGTCCGCCTTCTTCACAAGGAAACAAAATGTGGAGGGGCCAGCCAAAAACGCAACTGGAACAAAGGAACATGATCAAGCTACAGCACCAGGAAAGACTGTTGAAGCGAGGAATTCGAGGAGTTTGAAGGACAGTGTCAAAGACACGAAGTCAAGAGAGATGAATCAACAAACTCCTAGTCGCCCCTCCAACCCTTTCGCCAAGTCATCCAACAAACAAGAAACTAGCTCTTTGCTCGATTCTCTCAAGAAGATGAAGAAGGCTGACAGCAAATGTAGAGAGTGA